A region from the Benincasa hispida cultivar B227 chromosome 8, ASM972705v1, whole genome shotgun sequence genome encodes:
- the LOC120083301 gene encoding ornithine aminotransferase, mitochondrial: MASRRQLQYLVSLVCRGMRPFSTVPESSASSFPASEKLIYMEKDRSAHNYHPIPVVFSEAKGSSIWDPEGKRYLDFLSAYSAVNQGHCHPKIVKAFREQAEKLTLSSRAFYNDKFPLFAECLTQIFGYDMVLPMNTGAEGVETALKLARKWGYKKKRIPKDEAIIVSCCGCFHGRTLGVISMSCDNEATREFGPLLPGHLKVDFGDAVALEKIFKEHGEQIAGFLFEPIQGEAGVIIPPDGYLKAVRDLCTKYNILMIADEIQSGLARSGKLLACDWENVRPDLVILGKALGGGVIPVSAVLADKEVMLCIQPGEHGSTFGGNPLASAVAIASLEVIKDERLAERSAKLGEELRNQLIKIQEQFPQYIKNVRGRGLFTAVELKGKALLPVSAYDICMKLKERGVLAKPTHDTIIRLTPPLSISLDELKEGSKAFHDVLKIDLPQLKKEKPHTASSPSDSNICDRCGRNLYASED; this comes from the exons ATGGCGTCTCGAAGGCAGTTGCAATATTTGGTAAGCTTGGTTTGCAGGGGAATGAGGCCATTTTCTACGGTTCCTGAAAGCAGTGCTTCTTCTTTTCCTGCTTCTGAGAAGCTCATCTATATGGAAAAAGATCGTAGTGCCCATAA TTACCACCCAATTCCAGTAGTATTCTCTGAAGCAAAGGGATCATCAATATGGGACCCAGAGGGTAAGCGATATCTGGATTTTCTATCAGCTTATTCTGCTGTCAACCAG GGACATTGTCATCCAAAAATTGTCAAAGCATTCCGGGAACAAGCAGAAAAACTCACTCTTAGCTCTCGAGCTTTTTATAATGATAAATTTCCCCTATTTGCTGAGTGCTTAACACAAATTTTTGGCTATGATATGGTGCTTCCAATGAACACTGGTGCTGAAGGAGTAGAAACTGCTTTGAAGTTGGCAAGGAAATGGGGTTACAAGAAGAAGAGAATCCCCAAAGATGAG GCTATTATTGTTTCATGTTGTGGGTGCTTTCATGGCCGAACGTTGGGTGTTATTTCCATGAGCTGTGACAATGAAGCTACTCGTGAATTTGGGCCCTTGTTGCCTGGACATCTTAAAGTTGATTTTGGTGATGCAGTTGCCCTTGAGAAAATTTTTAAAG AACACGGGGAACAAATAGCTGGGTTTTTGTTTGAGCCCATTCAAGGAGAGGCAGGG GTCATTATTCCTCCTGATGGTTACTTGAAAGCTGTGAGAGATCTTTGCACAAAATATAATATCTTAATGATTGCTGATGAAATACAATCTGGCTTAGCAAGGTCAGGAAAATTATTGGCTTGTGATTGGGAAAATGTCAGACCAGATTTAGTG ATACTGGGAAAAGCATTAGGGGGTGGAGTAATTCCTGTAAGTGCTGTCCTTGCTGACAAAGAAGTAATGCTTTGTATCCAACCTGGAGAGCATGGGAG TACTTTTGGGGGAAATCCATTGGCAAGTGCAGTTGCTATTGCATCACTTGAAGTAATCAAAGATGAGAGACTTGCTGAGAG ATCAGCTAAATTAGGAGAGGAGCTCAGAAATCAGCTCATCAAGATTCAGGAACAATTCCCACAATACATCAAGAACGTTCGAGGAAGAGGTTTATTCACTGCTGTGGAGCTCAAAGGAAAAGCTTTACTTCCTGTTTCTGCATATGATATTTGCATGAAGTTGAAGGAAAGGGGAGTTCTTGCTAAGCCAACACATGATACTATAATTCGGTTAACTCCTCCACTCTCCATTAG TTTGGATGAGCTGAAAGAAGGGTCCAAAGCATTTCATGATGTGCTGAAAATTGATCTTCCAcagctgaagaaggaaaaaccaCACACTGCCTCCTCCCCAAGTGATTCCAACATATGTGATCGCTGTGGAAGAAACCTTTATGCTTCTGAAGATTAA